Proteins from a single region of Desulforegula conservatrix Mb1Pa:
- a CDS encoding Ivy family c-type lysozyme inhibitor, with the protein MGFLKDSKFKKAYFTALDIKKSSKWLTKLDGPSSPAKKINIDGEEFYSINSCQNHACDTDNIIILYSPTSGKLFGKLSENERIRLIGSPQGKVLEQIDKLYGDRFLKTSK; encoded by the coding sequence ATGGGATTTTTAAAAGATTCAAAGTTCAAAAAAGCATACTTCACAGCCCTTGACATAAAAAAGTCCTCAAAATGGCTTACCAAGCTTGATGGCCCGAGTTCTCCAGCAAAAAAAATAAATATTGATGGAGAAGAATTTTATTCTATAAATTCTTGTCAAAACCATGCTTGTGACACGGACAATATCATTATTCTCTATTCTCCAACATCAGGTAAATTATTCGGAAAGCTTTCTGAAAATGAGCGCATAAGGCTAATAGGTTCACCACAAGGCAAAGTATTAGAGCAAATAGATAAACTATATGGTGATAGATTTTTAAAAACATCTAAATAA
- a CDS encoding type II toxin-antitoxin system Phd/YefM family antitoxin, producing the protein MGKLMEIIPVSDLRQDAAKILKHLQDSNSPLIITQRGRAAAVMISVEAYNQSEHDKELLRILAKGEMEIELGNGSDLDAVMAEADALLAQEPL; encoded by the coding sequence ATGGGCAAGCTAATGGAAATTATTCCGGTAAGTGATTTGAGGCAAGATGCTGCAAAAATTTTAAAGCATCTTCAAGATTCAAATTCTCCATTAATAATAACGCAAAGGGGTCGAGCTGCGGCTGTCATGATTAGCGTTGAGGCCTACAACCAGTCTGAGCACGACAAAGAGCTTCTACGCATTTTAGCAAAAGGAGAGATGGAAATTGAATTGGGAAATGGTAGCGATCTTGATGCCGTAATGGCTGAGGCGGATGCGCTACTTGCTCAGGAGCCATTGTGA
- a CDS encoding type II toxin-antitoxin system RelE/ParE family toxin, with protein MKVKFTPSARTQFLSALAYIRRDKPSAAISFRNLAESVLKRLEDFPESGRIIPEFPALSFREVIVSPYRFFYKIQGDVVWIVGVWHGAQIPHRPLP; from the coding sequence GTGAAAGTCAAGTTTACCCCTTCAGCCAGAACTCAATTTTTGTCTGCGCTTGCTTATATCCGTAGAGATAAGCCATCTGCGGCGATAAGCTTTAGAAATTTGGCGGAATCTGTTTTGAAGAGGCTTGAAGACTTTCCCGAATCGGGCAGGATTATACCAGAATTCCCTGCATTATCTTTCAGAGAAGTCATTGTGTCTCCATACCGTTTTTTTTATAAAATCCAAGGTGATGTAGTCTGGATCGTTGGGGTATGGCATGGCGCGCAAATCCCGCATAGACCATTGCCTTAA